From Deinococcus sp. Marseille-Q6407, one genomic window encodes:
- a CDS encoding MerR family transcriptional regulator, with protein MTTPHPSPSDLLSLGEFSRRSRLSRKALRLYDTLDLLPPAWVDEASGYRYYAPGQLERARLIVRLRQLNLPLAEIRQVVDAPAAAQAEQLRGLWQREQQAFASREALAQFLMDTLSGETPMTYDIRVRRVPAQQLLTVTRHVLAPDLPQAISEGFAALHRHLTEHGAQLSGAPLVIYHGEVTEDSDGPAEICWPYRGELPAHPDFMQRPEPAYTEAYVTLTRAQFQFPEILQAYAAVQAYAEAHGERSLQPTREVYPRYGGRDWSELEPGDPAGEVTWPFVPTT; from the coding sequence CCCCTCACCATCAGACCTGCTCAGCCTGGGCGAATTCTCGCGCCGCTCACGGCTCAGCCGCAAAGCCCTGCGCCTGTACGACACGCTGGACCTGTTGCCGCCCGCTTGGGTGGACGAGGCCAGCGGTTACCGCTACTACGCCCCCGGGCAACTGGAACGCGCCCGATTGATTGTCCGGCTGCGGCAGCTGAACCTGCCCCTGGCCGAGATCCGGCAGGTGGTAGACGCCCCGGCTGCCGCTCAGGCAGAGCAGCTGCGCGGGCTGTGGCAGCGAGAGCAGCAGGCTTTCGCCAGCCGCGAGGCTCTGGCGCAGTTCCTGATGGACACCCTCAGCGGAGAGACACCCATGACCTACGACATTCGAGTTCGCCGCGTGCCGGCCCAGCAACTGCTGACCGTGACCCGCCATGTTCTGGCTCCGGACCTGCCACAGGCCATCAGCGAGGGCTTTGCTGCCCTGCACCGCCACTTGACCGAGCACGGTGCTCAGCTGAGTGGCGCACCCCTGGTCATTTATCACGGTGAAGTGACCGAAGACAGCGACGGCCCGGCCGAAATCTGCTGGCCGTACCGGGGAGAGCTGCCGGCCCATCCTGACTTCATGCAGCGGCCCGAGCCGGCCTACACCGAGGCCTACGTCACCCTGACCCGCGCCCAGTTTCAGTTTCCTGAAATCCTGCAGGCCTACGCAGCCGTGCAGGCTTATGCCGAGGCACACGGCGAGCGCAGCCTGCAACCGACCCGCGAGGTGTATCCGCGTTACGGTGGCCGCGACTGGAGCGAACTGGAGCCGGGCGACCCTGCCGGCGAGGTGACCTGGCCGTTCGTCCCCACAACCTGA
- a CDS encoding single-stranded DNA-binding protein translates to MLHIEFTTDLGAKVTVDVERADQVMDIQRHYGRLGWTSGEVPSGGYVFPLDNEPDFDWSLIGARPWTNPEGEVMVLHRGHAYRRRELEAVDSRKLKLPKAIKYSRGARPTDPEHLREKADGEIEYVTLAIFRGGKRQDRFAAPQPGQAQAGGQHAPRGEGQGRATAPAGRYEPRPQPEGQSVSRPPARAAAAPASEDTPF, encoded by the coding sequence ATGCTGCATATTGAATTTACGACCGATCTGGGCGCCAAAGTCACGGTGGATGTCGAGCGGGCCGATCAGGTGATGGACATTCAGCGCCACTATGGCCGCCTGGGCTGGACCAGCGGCGAAGTGCCTTCTGGCGGCTACGTGTTTCCGCTGGATAACGAACCCGATTTCGACTGGTCGCTGATCGGTGCGCGGCCCTGGACCAACCCCGAGGGCGAGGTTATGGTGCTGCACCGCGGCCACGCTTACCGCCGCCGTGAGCTGGAAGCGGTGGACAGCCGCAAGCTGAAGCTACCGAAGGCCATCAAGTACAGCCGCGGCGCCCGCCCCACCGATCCCGAACACCTGCGCGAGAAAGCCGACGGCGAAATCGAGTACGTCACTCTGGCGATCTTCCGTGGGGGCAAGCGTCAGGACCGCTTTGCCGCGCCGCAGCCGGGCCAGGCCCAGGCCGGCGGGCAGCACGCTCCGCGCGGTGAAGGCCAGGGCCGCGCCACGGCGCCGGCGGGCCGCTACGAACCGCGCCCGCAGCCTGAAGGCCAGTCGGTGAGCCGCCCGCCGGCCCGCGCCGCTGCGGCACCGGCCAGCGAAGACACTCCGTTCTGA